A region from the Pelagovum pacificum genome encodes:
- a CDS encoding ParA family protein, translating into MSDPTRPPAPRIIAIANQKGGVGKTTTAINLGAALARSEQRVMIVDLDPQGNASTGLGVDADDREITIYDLLLGDATPSEAARQTEVDNLFIVPATTDLSSADIELISNEKRSFLLHDALRQVAIDTLSLDYILIDCPPSLNLLTINALVAANSVLVPLQSEFFALEGLSQLMLTVREVRQSANPNLRIEGVALTMYDRRNNLALQVEEDARDNLGDLVFNTVIPRNVRLSEAPSFAMPVLDYDPSSRGAAAYKALAAELLERDH; encoded by the coding sequence GTGTCTGACCCGACGAGACCACCGGCCCCCAGAATTATCGCAATCGCGAACCAGAAAGGTGGCGTCGGAAAGACCACCACGGCGATCAACCTCGGCGCAGCACTTGCCCGCTCCGAGCAGCGTGTGATGATTGTCGACCTTGATCCGCAGGGAAACGCGTCGACAGGACTTGGCGTTGATGCCGACGATCGCGAGATCACGATTTACGACCTGCTGCTGGGGGACGCCACACCGTCGGAAGCCGCGCGGCAGACCGAGGTCGATAACCTGTTCATTGTTCCGGCAACGACAGATTTAAGCTCTGCCGATATCGAGCTGATTTCCAACGAAAAACGCAGCTTCCTGCTACACGACGCCCTTCGGCAGGTAGCGATCGATACCCTTTCGCTCGATTACATCCTGATCGACTGCCCGCCCAGTCTGAACCTCCTGACGATCAATGCGCTCGTTGCCGCGAACTCGGTTCTCGTGCCGCTCCAATCCGAGTTCTTCGCCCTTGAGGGGTTGTCTCAGCTCATGCTCACCGTTCGCGAAGTTCGGCAGTCCGCCAATCCGAACCTTCGGATCGAAGGGGTTGCGCTGACGATGTACGACCGGCGCAACAACCTTGCGCTTCAGGTCGAGGAAGACGCCCGCGACAATCTGGGCGATCTCGTTTTCAATACGGTCATTCCGCGAAATGTCCGGCTGTCCGAGGCCCCGTCCTTCGCCATGCCGGTGCTGGATTACGATCCGTCCAGCCGCGGCGCCGCGGCTTACAAGGCCCTCGCGGCTGAACTTCTCGAACGCGACCATTGA
- a CDS encoding ParB/RepB/Spo0J family partition protein, with the protein MADNRPKSRGLGRGLSALMADVDTGSATSETPRRPDMRIPIEQVHPNPNQPRRSFNSDALAELASSIREKGIIQPLIVRPSPNQPDHFEIVAGERRWRAAQQVQLHDVPVLVREFDDTEVLEVAIIENIQRADLNPVDEAAGYRQLMERFGHTQDQLASALGKSRSHIANLLRLLSLPDTVQTLMIEGNLSAGHARTLVGRDDAEEIAKRIVKQGLSVREAEKLAKEAKEPSSEPKKRGKAEKDADTKQIEAELMAQLRMGVSIDHKPGTEGGTVTLHYRDFAQLDDLLRLLSGT; encoded by the coding sequence ATGGCAGATAATCGCCCCAAATCCAGAGGTCTTGGTCGCGGGTTGTCCGCTCTCATGGCGGATGTCGATACCGGCTCGGCCACATCGGAGACCCCGCGTCGACCCGACATGCGAATTCCGATCGAGCAGGTTCATCCGAACCCGAACCAGCCGCGCCGCAGTTTCAATTCCGACGCATTGGCTGAGCTCGCGAGCTCGATCCGCGAGAAGGGGATCATTCAGCCGCTGATCGTGCGCCCCTCCCCCAACCAGCCGGACCATTTCGAAATTGTTGCCGGCGAACGCCGCTGGCGCGCCGCGCAGCAGGTTCAGCTGCACGACGTGCCGGTCCTGGTGCGCGAGTTCGACGATACCGAAGTGCTCGAAGTCGCGATCATCGAGAATATTCAGCGCGCCGATCTCAACCCGGTTGATGAGGCCGCCGGCTATCGACAGCTGATGGAGCGCTTTGGACATACGCAGGATCAGCTGGCAAGCGCGCTCGGCAAAAGCCGCAGCCACATTGCGAACCTTCTGCGGCTTCTCTCGCTGCCGGATACGGTTCAAACGCTGATGATCGAAGGCAATCTCAGTGCCGGTCATGCGCGGACGCTCGTCGGACGCGATGATGCGGAGGAGATCGCAAAGCGGATCGTCAAGCAGGGCCTCTCTGTTCGCGAGGCCGAGAAGCTTGCGAAGGAGGCTAAGGAGCCCAGCTCAGAGCCGAAGAAACGCGGTAAGGCTGAGAAGGACGCAGACACCAAGCAGATCGAAGCGGAGCTGATGGCGCAGCTTCGAATGGGTGTGTCCATCGACCACAAGCCGGGCACCGAGGGTGGCACGGTGACACTGCACTACCGGGATTTCGCGCAACTCGACGATCTGTTGCGGCTGTTGTCCGGGACTTAA
- the hemW gene encoding radical SAM family heme chaperone HemW produces MSDDWRAGGFGLYVHWPFCQSKCPYCDFNSHVVANVDQTRWATALASEITRYREETGPRVLQSIFFGGGTPSLMAPETVATVMEAARAAWPTVNELEVTLEANPTSVEAGRFAGYRDAGVNRVSMGVQALNDTDLRRLGRMHTVAEAQTAFDVARNVFERVSFDLIYARQDQDAAAWEAELREALSMAIDHLSLYQLTIEDGTVFGARHAVGHLRGLPDEDRAADMWDITQEVCAAAGMPSYEISNHARPGAESKHNLLYWKTGDYVGVGPGAHGRLTLGEQRFSTEAARMPGEWLSAVESRGSAEIARDELTTEDRLAELLLMGMRLRSGVDLSRARAFGWSPDVASELEANRLVTISNDHIAVTDQGRPILNAVLRELLA; encoded by the coding sequence CTGTCTGACGACTGGCGGGCAGGGGGCTTTGGACTCTATGTTCATTGGCCCTTCTGCCAGTCGAAGTGCCCTTACTGCGACTTCAACTCTCATGTCGTGGCCAACGTCGACCAGACTCGATGGGCCACCGCGCTCGCCTCAGAGATCACGCGCTATCGCGAAGAGACCGGGCCCCGCGTTCTGCAATCCATCTTCTTCGGAGGCGGCACGCCCAGCCTGATGGCGCCAGAGACGGTCGCCACGGTGATGGAAGCCGCCCGTGCGGCCTGGCCGACGGTCAACGAACTCGAAGTCACGCTGGAAGCCAACCCGACCTCGGTCGAGGCCGGCCGCTTCGCCGGTTACCGCGATGCCGGGGTCAACCGGGTGTCCATGGGGGTGCAGGCACTCAACGATACAGACCTGCGCCGCCTCGGACGGATGCACACCGTCGCAGAAGCGCAAACTGCCTTCGATGTTGCCCGAAACGTCTTCGAGCGGGTCAGCTTCGACCTGATCTACGCGCGACAGGATCAGGACGCCGCCGCGTGGGAAGCCGAACTTCGCGAGGCGCTGTCGATGGCGATCGACCACCTGTCGCTGTACCAACTGACCATCGAAGACGGCACTGTCTTCGGCGCGCGGCACGCCGTAGGGCACCTGCGCGGCCTGCCGGACGAAGATCGCGCGGCCGATATGTGGGACATCACGCAAGAGGTCTGCGCCGCCGCCGGGATGCCATCTTATGAAATCTCGAACCACGCCCGCCCTGGCGCGGAGAGCAAACACAACCTGCTGTACTGGAAAACCGGCGATTATGTCGGCGTTGGTCCGGGCGCACACGGACGCCTTACTCTTGGCGAACAACGCTTCTCGACGGAAGCGGCGCGGATGCCGGGGGAATGGTTGTCAGCTGTCGAGTCGCGCGGTTCGGCAGAGATCGCCCGTGATGAACTGACGACCGAAGATCGGCTGGCCGAACTACTCCTCATGGGTATGCGCTTGCGAAGTGGGGTCGACCTGTCCCGCGCCCGCGCATTCGGATGGTCACCCGATGTCGCGTCCGAACTCGAGGCGAACAGACTGGTCACGATTTCGAATGACCATATCGCCGTAACTGACCAAGGTCGGCCGATCCTGAACGCCGTCTTGCGCGAATTGTTGGCTTAA
- the rdgB gene encoding RdgB/HAM1 family non-canonical purine NTP pyrophosphatase, translating into MRRFDGTELVVATHNAGKLYEIKDLLAPYGVSVTSNADHGLPEPDETEETFAGNARIKARAAVAALGLPALSDDSGICIDGLDGQPGVHTADWAETPDGRDFRMAMTRAWTELEERGAPEPRTARFCCTLVLAWPDGHDEVFAGEVPGRVVWPMRGDLGHGYDPIFVPDGYNITFGEMDPAEKNRISHRARAFEKLIAGCFG; encoded by the coding sequence ATGCGCAGGTTCGACGGGACAGAGCTGGTCGTAGCGACGCATAACGCTGGTAAATTGTATGAAATCAAGGACTTGCTGGCGCCATACGGCGTTTCTGTCACGTCGAACGCCGATCATGGACTGCCTGAGCCGGACGAAACCGAAGAAACCTTCGCCGGCAACGCCAGGATCAAGGCCCGTGCCGCCGTCGCCGCGCTCGGTCTGCCCGCCCTGTCCGATGACAGCGGTATCTGCATCGACGGGCTGGACGGCCAACCGGGCGTCCACACGGCGGACTGGGCCGAGACGCCGGACGGTCGGGACTTTCGCATGGCCATGACCCGCGCCTGGACGGAACTGGAAGAGCGCGGAGCGCCAGAACCTCGAACGGCGCGCTTCTGCTGCACGTTGGTTCTGGCCTGGCCGGACGGTCATGACGAGGTCTTCGCCGGTGAAGTCCCGGGACGAGTTGTCTGGCCCATGCGCGGTGACCTCGGCCACGGTTACGATCCGATCTTCGTGCCCGACGGCTACAACATCACCTTCGGCGAGATGGACCCGGCGGAGAAGAACCGCATCTCGCACCGGGCTCGCGCCTTCGAGAAGCTGATTGCGGGTTGCTTTGGCTGA
- the rph gene encoding ribonuclease PH, with protein MRPSGRNLDEMRAVSIDVGVTKHAEGSCLIKVGDTHVLCTASIEDRPPPFLKGTGLGWVTAEYGMLPRSTGSRMRREATAGKQGGRTVEIQRLIGRSLRAGVDRVALGERQITVDCDVLQADGGTRCASITGGWVALRLAVNKLMKAGDVLSDPLAEPVSAVSCGIYAGQPVLDLDYPEDSEAGVDGNFVMTGDRLIEVQMSAEGATFSRKEMEQLMALAEQGTAELTAAQKAAVA; from the coding sequence ATGCGGCCATCGGGACGAAACCTTGACGAAATGCGCGCGGTGTCGATCGACGTCGGCGTCACGAAACATGCTGAAGGCTCCTGCCTCATCAAGGTCGGTGACACTCACGTGCTCTGTACCGCGTCGATCGAAGATCGCCCGCCGCCGTTCCTGAAAGGCACCGGCCTTGGCTGGGTGACGGCGGAATACGGGATGCTGCCGCGCTCCACCGGGTCGCGGATGCGGCGCGAGGCGACGGCCGGCAAGCAGGGCGGCCGCACCGTGGAGATCCAGCGCCTGATCGGCCGCTCCCTTCGCGCCGGCGTCGACCGCGTCGCGCTTGGCGAGCGTCAGATCACGGTGGACTGCGACGTGCTGCAGGCTGACGGCGGCACGCGTTGCGCGTCGATCACCGGCGGCTGGGTCGCACTGCGCCTCGCGGTCAACAAGCTGATGAAGGCGGGGGACGTTCTGTCCGACCCGCTGGCAGAGCCCGTGTCCGCCGTGAGCTGCGGCATCTACGCTGGTCAGCCCGTGCTCGACCTCGACTACCCCGAAGATTCCGAAGCGGGTGTCGATGGCAACTTCGTGATGACCGGTGACCGCCTCATCGAAGTGCAGATGTCAGCCGAAGGCGCTACCTTCTCCCGCAAGGAGATGGAGCAGCTGATGGCACTCGCAGAGCAGGGCACGGCAGAACTGACGGCAGCGCAGAAAGCTGCGGTGGCCTGA
- the hrcA gene encoding heat-inducible transcriptional repressor HrcA has translation MNARSREVFRRVVEGYLDTGAPVGSRTLTRSMSEKVSAATVRNVMQDLEYLGLLGSPHISAGRVPTQLGLRMFVDGLLEIGDLAGDDRARIDETLGSNSDEVTTVLDRIGSALSGVTQGASLVLAPKHEAPVKHVEFVSLSQDRALVVLVFANGHVENRVFTPPPGQTPSSMREAANFVNAVAEGRTLSELGVAMTREISARRTEIDSLAAQLVESGIAVWENKGESIERLIVRGRGNLLTEDGHEEDLQRIRELFDDLERKRDIAEFLELAEEGEGVRIFIGSENKLFSLSGSSLVVSPYMNADRKIIGAVGVIGPTRLNYGRIVPIVDYTAQLVGRLVSDRA, from the coding sequence ATGAACGCCCGCTCCCGCGAAGTCTTTCGCCGGGTTGTCGAAGGCTACCTCGACACCGGTGCGCCGGTCGGCTCCCGCACGCTCACCCGCTCCATGTCCGAGAAGGTGAGCGCGGCGACCGTGCGCAACGTGATGCAGGATCTCGAGTATCTCGGCCTGCTCGGCTCACCGCACATCAGTGCGGGCCGGGTGCCGACGCAGCTCGGGCTGCGCATGTTCGTTGACGGCCTGCTCGAGATCGGCGACCTGGCCGGCGATGACCGTGCAAGGATCGACGAAACACTCGGCTCCAACAGCGACGAGGTGACCACGGTCCTCGACCGGATCGGCTCTGCCCTGTCGGGCGTGACGCAAGGGGCGAGCCTCGTCCTCGCGCCGAAGCACGAAGCGCCCGTGAAACACGTCGAGTTCGTGTCGTTGTCGCAGGATCGCGCGCTGGTCGTGCTGGTCTTCGCCAACGGTCATGTGGAGAACCGCGTCTTCACCCCGCCGCCGGGGCAGACTCCGTCGTCGATGCGGGAGGCTGCGAACTTCGTGAACGCCGTGGCCGAGGGGCGCACCCTGTCCGAGCTCGGCGTCGCCATGACGCGCGAGATCAGCGCCCGCCGCACGGAGATCGACTCGTTGGCGGCACAACTGGTCGAATCCGGCATCGCAGTTTGGGAAAACAAGGGCGAATCGATAGAACGTCTGATCGTCCGCGGGCGCGGCAACCTGCTGACCGAGGACGGTCACGAGGAAGACCTGCAGCGGATCCGCGAATTGTTTGACGACCTCGAACGAAAGCGCGATATCGCCGAGTTCCTCGAACTGGCCGAAGAAGGCGAAGGGGTCCGCATCTTCATCGGCTCGGAAAACAAACTCTTCTCACTTTCGGGTTCCTCTCTGGTGGTGAGTCCCTATATGAACGCAGATCGAAAAATCATTGGCGCCGTGGGCGTCATCGGGCCGACCCGGCTGAATTATGGCCGGATCGTCCCCATCGTTGATTACACAGCACAGTTGGTCGGACGCCTGGTGTCCGATCGGGCCTGA
- the grpE gene encoding nucleotide exchange factor GrpE, whose translation MAKPKSEQEFMEEVAAELRGESEPTDGVEESDAPETAADPDELETLRAERDELKDRFVRALADAENTRKRADRDRREAENYGGSKLARDMLPVYDNLSRALETANEEQKEISKSLLEGVELTMKELLNVFKKHGIEPIAPEVGEKFDPQEHQAMFEAPVPGTTAGEIIQVMATGFMLHDRLLRPAQVGVSSTPAS comes from the coding sequence ATGGCAAAGCCGAAGAGCGAGCAGGAATTCATGGAAGAAGTCGCGGCGGAGCTGCGCGGAGAGAGCGAGCCCACCGACGGGGTCGAAGAATCCGACGCGCCCGAGACCGCAGCCGATCCCGATGAACTCGAGACGCTGCGGGCCGAGCGGGATGAACTTAAGGACCGGTTCGTCCGTGCCCTCGCCGATGCCGAGAACACGCGCAAGCGGGCCGATCGCGACCGGCGCGAGGCGGAGAACTACGGCGGCAGCAAGCTGGCCCGGGACATGCTCCCGGTCTACGACAACCTGTCGCGTGCGCTCGAGACCGCGAACGAAGAGCAGAAGGAAATCTCCAAGTCGCTGCTCGAAGGGGTTGAGCTGACGATGAAAGAGCTTCTGAACGTCTTCAAGAAGCACGGGATCGAGCCGATCGCGCCGGAAGTCGGTGAAAAGTTCGATCCGCAGGAACATCAGGCGATGTTCGAGGCCCCGGTGCCGGGCACGACCGCCGGCGAAATCATCCAGGTGATGGCCACGGGCTTCATGCTGCACGACCGTCTGCTGCGTCCCGCGCAGGTCGGTGTGAGCTCGACGCCAGCGTCGTAA
- a CDS encoding PRC-barrel domain-containing protein: protein MTNIKTLTTATAALVLGFGTAAVAQDMQSGTMNEQQMEDIVRVNELTDAEVFTLEVEADDWDETDYYTEVDSEWDQIGNVTDVAVSRDGQLTGLIVETGGFLDIGDSHVLVSMDNVKLVEMDTTNEGYAYVTNMTEEELQNLENVGENWF from the coding sequence ATGACCAACATCAAGACGCTCACCACCGCCACCGCTGCTCTCGTTCTCGGTTTCGGCACTGCTGCCGTCGCACAGGACATGCAGTCCGGCACGATGAATGAGCAGCAGATGGAGGACATCGTTCGCGTCAACGAACTGACGGACGCCGAAGTCTTCACTCTGGAGGTCGAGGCCGATGATTGGGACGAAACCGATTATTACACCGAGGTCGACAGCGAATGGGACCAGATCGGCAACGTGACCGACGTGGCCGTGTCCCGTGACGGACAGCTGACCGGTCTTATCGTCGAAACCGGTGGGTTCCTCGACATCGGTGACAGCCACGTGCTCGTCTCCATGGACAACGTGAAACTCGTCGAAATGGACACGACGAACGAAGGCTATGCCTACGTCACCAACATGACCGAGGAAGAGCTGCAGAACCTCGAAAACGTCGGCGAAAACTGGTTCTAA
- the mutS gene encoding DNA mismatch repair protein MutS produces the protein MSGNVTPMMAQYLDIKSGYPDALLFYRMGDFYEMFFDDAVAAAEALDIALTKRGKHLGEDIAMCGVPVHAAEGYLLTLIRKGFRVAIAEQMEDPAEAKKRGSKSVVNRDVVRLVTPGTLTEESLLDARRHNFLAAYATIRDEGALAWVDISTGALSVMPCTAMRLGPELARLGAREVLLPEAIESEFADLVSDLGAASTSLAGSAFDSTGGEARLCKLFSVSSLDGFGAFGRVEISALAGLVEYLEITQRGKLPLLRPPVREGVRASMQIDAATRRSLELTSAMAGGRAGSLLGTVDRTVTSAGARLLERRISAPSRQLDVIRARQDAVAFAVEQTRLSADLRDALRQVADVDRALSRLSLERGGPRDMAGLRNSLAQAEQIATRLDGVDLPDLLREAAGDLVGHDDLLELLDAALIAEPPLLARDGGFIAPGYDEELDEARRLRDEGRSVIAGMQADFVSATGISSLKIKHNNVLGYFIETTATHAEKMLSPPLSETFIHRQTTASQVRFTTVELSDLETRILNAGSRALEIEKRLYSKLREAILANAAVLSNLARALSEFDLATALADLASARDWCRPQVDDSRAFDIVGGRHPVVEDALRKDGAPFVANDCDLSSASIHLLTGPNMAGKSTYLRQNALIAVLAQIGSYVPADSAHVGIVSQLFSRVGASDDLARGRSTFMVEMVETAAILNQADDRALVILDEIGRGTATYDGLSIAWATLEHLHEVNRCRALFATHYHEMSALAGKLEGVENATVAVKEWEGDVVFLHEVRQGTADRSYGVQVARLAGLPDAVIERARVVLEALEKGEREGDGSRQAVIDDLPLFAAAPKPVSPVKHQASEVEGRLRDVLPDELTPREALALVYELKGLVR, from the coding sequence ATGTCAGGCAACGTGACGCCGATGATGGCGCAGTATCTCGACATCAAGTCGGGCTACCCGGACGCGCTCCTGTTCTACCGGATGGGCGACTTCTACGAGATGTTCTTCGACGACGCCGTCGCAGCGGCCGAAGCGCTCGACATCGCGCTGACCAAGCGCGGCAAGCATCTGGGTGAGGACATCGCCATGTGCGGCGTCCCGGTTCACGCCGCCGAGGGCTACTTGCTGACGCTGATCCGCAAGGGCTTCCGCGTCGCCATTGCCGAGCAGATGGAAGATCCCGCCGAAGCCAAGAAGCGTGGGTCGAAATCGGTCGTGAACCGTGACGTGGTCCGGCTGGTCACCCCCGGCACGCTGACAGAGGAGTCGCTGCTCGACGCACGGCGGCACAACTTCCTCGCGGCTTACGCGACGATCCGGGACGAAGGCGCGCTCGCCTGGGTCGACATCTCGACCGGCGCGCTGTCGGTCATGCCCTGCACGGCGATGCGACTGGGGCCGGAACTCGCCCGCCTCGGCGCGCGCGAGGTGCTGCTGCCCGAGGCGATCGAGTCCGAATTCGCCGATCTGGTGTCCGATCTCGGCGCGGCGTCCACCTCGCTCGCCGGATCGGCGTTCGATTCCACCGGCGGGGAGGCGCGGCTGTGCAAGCTGTTCTCGGTCTCGTCCCTCGACGGGTTCGGCGCGTTCGGACGTGTCGAGATCTCGGCGCTCGCCGGACTGGTCGAATACCTCGAGATCACGCAACGTGGGAAGCTGCCGCTGCTCCGCCCGCCAGTGCGCGAGGGCGTACGTGCCTCGATGCAGATCGACGCGGCGACGCGGCGGTCTCTCGAGCTCACCTCGGCGATGGCCGGGGGCAGGGCGGGCTCGCTGCTCGGGACCGTCGACCGCACGGTGACCTCCGCCGGGGCACGGCTGCTGGAGCGGCGCATCTCCGCGCCGTCGCGGCAGCTCGACGTGATCCGGGCACGGCAGGATGCGGTGGCCTTCGCGGTGGAACAGACCCGGTTGTCCGCCGATCTGCGCGACGCGCTGCGGCAGGTGGCCGACGTCGATCGTGCGCTGTCCCGGTTGTCGCTGGAGCGCGGCGGACCCCGCGACATGGCGGGACTCCGCAACTCGCTCGCGCAGGCAGAGCAGATCGCAACCCGTCTTGATGGCGTGGACTTGCCCGACCTGCTGCGCGAGGCTGCCGGCGACCTTGTCGGCCATGATGATCTGCTCGAACTTCTTGACGCCGCGCTGATCGCGGAACCGCCGCTGCTCGCAAGGGACGGCGGGTTCATCGCACCCGGCTACGACGAGGAACTGGACGAGGCGCGGCGCCTGCGGGACGAGGGACGATCGGTCATCGCCGGAATGCAGGCCGATTTCGTCTCTGCCACCGGGATCTCGAGCCTGAAGATCAAGCACAACAACGTGCTCGGCTACTTCATCGAGACGACCGCGACCCACGCGGAGAAGATGCTGTCCCCGCCGCTGTCGGAGACCTTCATTCACCGCCAGACGACCGCCAGCCAGGTGCGGTTCACGACGGTCGAATTGTCCGATCTCGAGACACGGATCCTGAACGCAGGCTCCCGTGCGCTGGAGATCGAAAAGCGTCTCTATTCCAAGCTGCGAGAAGCAATCCTGGCCAATGCCGCCGTTCTTTCGAACCTCGCCCGCGCTTTGTCGGAGTTCGACCTTGCGACAGCGTTGGCCGACCTCGCCTCGGCGCGCGACTGGTGCCGTCCGCAAGTCGACGACAGCCGCGCGTTCGACATCGTCGGCGGCCGTCACCCGGTCGTCGAAGACGCGCTTCGCAAGGATGGCGCGCCGTTTGTCGCGAACGACTGCGATCTGAGCAGCGCGTCGATCCACCTGCTGACCGGCCCGAACATGGCCGGCAAGTCGACCTACCTCCGCCAGAACGCCCTGATCGCCGTGCTGGCACAGATCGGCAGCTACGTGCCTGCCGACAGCGCGCATGTCGGGATCGTAAGCCAATTGTTCAGCCGGGTCGGGGCGTCGGACGACCTTGCCAGGGGACGCTCGACCTTCATGGTCGAAATGGTCGAGACGGCGGCGATCCTGAACCAGGCCGACGACCGGGCGCTCGTGATCCTCGACGAGATCGGGCGCGGGACGGCAACCTATGACGGTCTCTCGATCGCCTGGGCGACGCTCGAACATCTGCACGAGGTGAACCGCTGTCGCGCGCTTTTCGCGACGCACTATCACGAGATGTCGGCCCTCGCCGGCAAGCTGGAGGGAGTCGAGAACGCGACCGTCGCTGTGAAGGAGTGGGAGGGCGACGTCGTGTTCCTGCACGAAGTGCGGCAGGGCACCGCCGACCGGTCCTACGGCGTACAGGTCGCACGGCTCGCCGGGCTGCCTGACGCGGTGATCGAACGGGCACGAGTCGTGTTGGAGGCTCTGGAGAAGGGTGAACGCGAGGGCGACGGCTCCCGGCAGGCGGTGATCGACGATCTGCCGTTGTTCGCGGCGGCGCCGAAACCGGTGTCGCCCGTGAAACACCAGGCGTCCGAAGTCGAAGGGCGGCTGCGCGATGTACTGCCCGATGAGCTGACGCCGCGCGAGGCGCTGGCGCTGGTGTACGAGCTGAAGGGGCTGGTGCGGTAG